From Etheostoma spectabile isolate EspeVRDwgs_2016 chromosome 8, UIUC_Espe_1.0, whole genome shotgun sequence, a single genomic window includes:
- the LOC116694104 gene encoding uncharacterized protein LOC116694104 yields the protein MACFAATLGVIILAGFLNLSAANQDTCDLYAVVGLQSLLLPFTYDGLANSHVLRWTHNSTIIFYREKGRVSVGKSEDIFIAGSLLLKNLQFSSAGTYRANVLNPNGTLAKTWTQRICMMDKVSKPQLTYMCDPKSSAVNLYCHVASPQGLVFSWILDEKTLTGETRQTLSISLAKLKGETSFTCSVANKVSKEKSDTVRPTCKGPPPPTLFCFTSTTVVAVLAGGVSLILLLLIIIIVLCCCHRRIKTQTRPRELRMLSVNKRESDSISPEYETTHPNEYTENRPAHLSIDSEVKQPSPVPKPRTIPPHTANI from the coding sequence ATGGCATGTTTTGCTGCCACACTTGGTGTCATCATTCTGGCGGGATTCCTCAACCTCTCAGCAGCAAACCAGGACACCTGTGATCTTTATGCTGTAGTTGGACTACAGAGTCTACTGCTGCCGTTTACGTATGATGGACTGGCAAACTCACATGTTCTGCGATGGACTCATAATAGCACAATCATTTTCTACAGAGAAAAAGGCAGAGTGTCTGTTGGAAAATCAGAGGACATCTTTATAGCAGGATCTCTTTTGTTGAAGAACCTACAATTCTCAAGTGCAGGGACTTACCGAGCTAATGTGCTGAATCCCAATGGCACACTGGCTAAAACATGGACTCAACGTATCTGTATGATGGACAAGGTATCAAAACCTCAACTCACTTACATGTGTGACCCCAAGTCTAGTGCTGTTAATCTATATTGCCATGTAGCCTCTCCTCAAGGTTTAGTGTTCTCATGGATACTAGATGAAAAGACCTTAACGGGCGAAACAAGACAAACACTGAGCATATCACTGGCAAAGTTGAAAGGGGAGACGAGCTTTACATGTAGTGTTGCAAACAAAGTCAGCAAGGAGAAGAGTGACACTGTCCGTCCAACCTGTAAAGGTCCACCACCACCAACTTTATTCTGTTTTACATCCACAACGGTTGTAGCAGTGCTAGCAGGTGGAGTCAGTCTGATTCTGCTCTTGCTCATCATAATCATCGTATTATGTTGCTGCCACAGACGCATCAAAACCCAAACGAGACCCAGGGAGCTGAGGATGCTTTCTGTGAACAAACGTGAGTCTGACTCCATCAGCCCAGAGTATGAGACTACGCACCCGAATGAGTACACTGAAAACAGGCCTGCACACCTCTCCATAGACTCTGAAGTAAAACAACCTTCACCTGTGCCGAAGCCGAGGACGATACCTCCCCACACAGCAAACATCTGA